The genomic region ACATGCCGAGACGGACGGCATCATGGGCTATACGCCGGCCGGGCGCGGCATGATCGTGGAAAATCCCGAACAGGCTTCCAGTGTGAACTTCCCGGTGGACCAGCCGATCTGTGCCGTTTCGCAGTCGACGCAGGAGGCCGAGAACTTCTGGGCCATCGTGGACGCGCTCAAGGTACGATATCCGCATCTGGAACCGTTCAACACGATCTGCGAGGCAACCACCTCGCGGCAGACCGACCTCAAGGAACTGATCGAAACCTGCGATGCCGTGATTGTCATCGGCGCGCACCACTCCGCCAACACCTGCCGCCTCGCCCAGATGTCGAGGGACCGGGGCCGGGTGACCTACCACATCGAGAACGAGAGCGAACTCAATCTCGAGGAACTGCGCCAGTACCGGCGCATCGGTATCACCGCCGGGGCTTCCACTCCGCCGGCGGCCATGTACCGCGTGAAGGCCCTTCTGGATCCGCTCGAACCCCTGAACCGGGCCTCCTGAGCGGCTTCAGCCGGGGTTCCGCCCGGTCTTGCGCCGCAGTTTGCTGTTTCACTGGCCACCTTCGATAATCCCGCCGCTGTGCTGTCAGCCACCGACATCGAGCTCCGGCAGTTCGTGAACTCCCAATGGGCCCTGCGCGGCAGGATCGTGGGCTATATCGGCCTCGCCTTCAGCTTCTTCCTGCTCGCCTATGACTGGGCGCTCTATCCCGAAGTCTGGATGCAGACATCACTTGTCCGGGCCGTGCAGGCAGTGGCGATCATCGCCCTGCTCATCGCAAGCCTGAGAGAGGACTGGTGGCATCTAGCGGCCTATTACGTGACAACGGGAATTCTCGTC from Deltaproteobacteria bacterium harbors:
- the ispH gene encoding 4-hydroxy-3-methylbut-2-enyl diphosphate reductase, with amino-acid sequence MEVIVAKSGGFCWGVERAIDIARKVAEENPQLRVSTYGPLVHNEEALKPLRDLGVTAVKAEPDPKVETWQTDAVVLRAHGITPHERNRIKSIRTEGRQVFDGTCPDVGIIHATVKKHINKGYNVIVVGDAGHAETDGIMGYTPAGRGMIVENPEQASSVNFPVDQPICAVSQSTQEAENFWAIVDALKVRYPHLEPFNTICEATTSRQTDLKELIETCDAVIVIGAHHSANTCRLAQMSRDRGRVTYHIENESELNLEELRQYRRIGITAGASTPPAAMYRVKALLDPLEPLNRAS